tacACGTCAAGTGCAAGCGGCagcctccggggctgaaaaatgaagccagcatGGAGGTGCCAAAAACCGCAGTTCTTTCAGGggtcacttgaggctgactccaggaGTCCATCctcatagacctccatgttaaagtGTCCAACTCAACAGAGATAAACATGCCTGGAACAATAAACAGTTTAGGTCTCTATAGctgatttcaacatttatgacaactgtgtgGGGGTTAATTTTCATATAACTCAAACATTTACATTATTCtaaggtttaaagttatgcataattaagggcagggtcgctttgagtgacaggctgtctgtgaggcatcacTACAGTCCACCCCTTGCTCATCCACAGCTTCGCCATCTCAGCCAAATATGGTCCccactggctccaaaaatccaagatgacgagagccaaaatgccaaactcaaagcATTAAAACTGCAGTCGTTAAACTGATTGGGGACGTCATGGTAGCCATGTCCAATagtttatacagtctatggtcatgTGGCATCCACATGCATGCCAGGGCCCaatgtttcccagcagaacactgcactgtaacaagatgatcaatgttattcatttcagctgtcagtggttttaattttGAGGGCTGTTTGGGGTACTGTAGTCAATGAATCAAAAATTACACTGAATAAATCTAAACAAAATCATATTTgttatataaaaacatgattgcaTATCACTGTGTGCAACAAATGGCTGAAGTTGCACGATCCACATGCATGTGGTTCACGACAGTTGACATCATGTATATGTGAACTGTCCCTCATCACCATGTGGTAgaataaatatacatttaaaaatacatggaCTGTGATGCAGAAATCTCTTACATACagcatgtttaatgttttttcttcacCTTCATGTCCATAGATGGCCATCTATTGGAGAGAAAATATGTTTATGGATATGTTTGACCCTCATGGAATGCAATTGCTTTCTAATTTGAGCCCAGGGGCAAACATCAGTTCACTCTGCTGCAGTCAAAGGACCACTGCATTCAATACTATTTATACAgctgtctctctttcacacaaCTAATTTATACAGTGGAGGAGAAATGCTACCTATTATAGGGCACCCTGCCAATCGAACAATCATGTGCCATTGTTCAACTTCCTCTGCTTATATAGCCATTTCACTCACTCATATCTGGTGCCAATAAACTAGGCGCCTCGAGGCCACAGCCTTTAAGGGCAAATAATGTTTGCTCTGAGGACGTGATGTAAAATCAGACTCCAAATGTCCCCAGTGAGGCTCTTTTTTTGGCATACATATGCACTCAATGTCACATTATAGTTTCTAATGGGACTAAGAAGCAATAAATCAGGACACTGCATAAAGCCATGTTTACATTAAATCTTGTTGCACAAACTGCGCTGATGGTAAATGGTTACATTTCTTCTGCCCGCTCCATCAGAGGCACGGGTAAATTCAGCAAAACACACTGTGTGCTGCACATtacaacctcattctttcaatGAGCTAATTTGAGAGCAATGATCTCATCTATCAAAGCCTCCACAATCAAGAATGAGAGATGCAGATGTGGTAGAGGAGTCAGGATAAGTAAACTTCTGAAGCCTAAAAATAATTTAGATGTGGATTATGTTCTACTCAGCGCCCAGTATCAGTGATGAGGCATCAGTGATGAGGCTGAGAAATAAAGGACGGGCAAAGTGGATAATCAGTTCCAGAAACTCGGGGCTTTAGGTCGTGTGAGATAAGAACGTCAAGTTCCCTTAAATGGTGAGAGAGGAAGTGAGATGCAGCTTGTTGTAGCAGATGTTTGTCTGTCCAGCAAGGGGTACATACAGTGGTTGTTATTTGGATGTCTTGTGTACTTTGTTGATGTATCTTTTATGAGTTGCTGGAATCAAAGTAAGGACCCTCTTTCCTTTCCTGCAGTTAATATTATCTTAATGTTGCTATCATTGCTATCATGGAGGTCATAAGGACCTCACTGCCTGACTCTGAAGCTGCAGACAACACAGCAAAAGAGCCGAACAAGCAGGAGAGTAGCTATATAAAAATATCTGGAGGATGTCTCATTCAACTCAGGATAAACATGTGGATTACCAGTTATGTGAAACCAAGATGAAAGATCTTAATAATCATGAGTTATCTCACTATTACAGACCAACATGGCTTAAGTAGCATTGGGGCAGGGGCAACACGGGTGGGTCTGGCTGCACAAACCAACACAATGAGTGCCAAAATGTCAAGACAATCACAGGAAACTGAATGTTAATTTAGAAACCTTTCAAGTGCAGGTTGTTCAGCTAACAGTGCTGTGATGAACTGTGCTGTATAAAGCAAACACTCCAAAGTACTTGCAAATACAGTTCTGATTACAAGCAATACACTTAAAGGGTAACTCCGGTCATTTTTCAACTTGGACCCAATTTTAAGATGtatttgtgtctaagtgatgCAGACATATTtgaaaattggtccagtattgagagagaccactgaagccagcagcagcaaaacaggctgcagtgtaaccccTGAGGTCAGGCTCAGATTTTTATTCTTGGTGTCTGACaaatagacctttttgttagagAGTAAgtaattctttttatttaaccagaaactgCCCAAAAATCACCatcgtcaaacccaccagactccatttaaatacacagtaattttatatttgtaaagcacatttcattcaaagttgacagaaacaaaataaaaaactcacaaaagctaTCTCGGTTCGTCTTTCCACTTtcccaacaaacaccgactctAGTTTGGTTACGATAAACCCTTAACTCACCCAGTTGGTGGTGAAAATACACTGGTTTGATGCctgtaaaattattgtttacttaaatggagtctggtgtctGTTTGACAATTCCGGATCTGTTccttgttaaacaaaaaggatctttctCTTTAACAAAAGCTTCTATCTCCGTAggggtcctttccataatgttgtcaggcaCTTAAAGCAACAATCTGATCCTATCAGTGGCGAAAACAAGCACATAtggtggatgtaaattgatggtgctcAATTGCCTGCAGCGattacattacagcctgtttaacgctggaccaatttcaaaaattgctgttcccattagtcacttagacacaaaaacatgagaaaatgaaGTCCAggttagaaaataaaaatactagttgtcctttaagtttacaaaagtttaaaaaatagagTTAACTCCCTGTCTTCATATTGTTAAACTGACATGATGTAAGTAATCAGATACATTTAACCACAGTATTAGACTAACCTGTATTTATAAACTATGCCACATGTTAGGAATGAACAGACAGTAGCTATAAGGCCTCAACAGGTTACACCAAAGTGTCACTGTCTCCAGCCTTGTCTTTGGTGACGCTGCCACCATGTGGTGAACAATAAAATAGCAcatccacaaatgttttttcagtcaataaatttaaaaaatataaaacatttatttttgagcAACTAAAACACAGTATAAAAGACATTTGTAGATTTAAATAGAGAAGAAATCAAGGAATATTATCTCAACTGTTTGCTTGAATTattgacaaaataaacaacatggaTTAATGCAAGCAGCACCATCGTGACTGGTGCTAAAcctaaataatttaaaaaaaaaaaaggctttctgGGATCATTGGCAActcacagaataaaataatacagaGGATTTGTGCATTTTTACCAGCAGAATTCAGATAGTCCATGCTGTAGGATTATACTCAGGGGAAAACACAGTGGAAAAACTACAGACAAGAAGATAATGTCACTTAAAATCCCCCCAGAAAAGTGTGTGCAAGTGCACCAACTTTTAGGCATCTGGTCCAGGTGCTGTGTTGCTGGTAGCAGGCAGAGAGGAACCCCGCAGAAATACCTTTCCACTGTTGTCACTGCTGTTCACAAAGTGGCTCACCAGGCCATAGAGGAGAGGTCTGAAAAgtaaaatgtgaagaaattattcttcaaattattttttttatcacaaagACTGAGTGAGAGAAAAAGGTCTAAGATCCTACACCAGCAGGTCAGTTTTAATATTGGTACATGCCACCAGTAATGAATCTAAccgtgtttttcatttttccctGATGGCACACAGAGATGAATGGTAGGAAAAGAAACAGTGATATGAAAGCAAAACAAGCCAGACTACAATCCCCGTTGCATCTGCTAAGCCATGAACTaacccctcccctccctcccccgaAGAGTAAAACCACAATTTCACAACACAGATTAATCATCATGTTTAACCACAGTCATGGTGAGGACGAGGTGAAATTATTAGAACTCTCTAGGTATTTCTCGACAGAGCTATAAAGATGGTGATGACTCGCAGACCTTGTGAAATTACTCTCCAGTAACTGACCATACTTCCAGGAAGTTCTCTAAATCTTTGAACACTGTGTTGGACAACAGACTGTATTGCTCTTACACAGACTTGGAGCTCAGATCCTCTGAAACTTTCAGCTCATTTGCCAGGAACTGTCTGTCCAAGGGAACTTCAGGTTGGCCGGACtctaagaaaacaaacagagctgaGTTTAGACGGAGTGAACTTTACTCTACAATAGTTACTGGTTTAGTTTCGAAAACAGCAGCTGGAATATGACATCTAACTCAGAGTCTATTTTGTCTTTGGCTTCTGCATTGAAAACATTTCTCTACTaaaactgttattgtttttattaattgaACATACTGTAATGAATCAATCCAATACAGTTCGGAAGGGCATAATCCTAATCCTCATAATCACAGTCTTGGACTGCCCTTTTGATTTGACAGAAGAGGTGGTTGAGAGGAGGATGTTAGCCAAGCTGATGACATCAATCATGGACGACACTTCTCACCCCCTGCAGACTGTGAGAGCTTCAAGCAGCTACATCAGCAACACTCACACAGCAAAAAGGAGCACCGGCATTTCAGGTTacatacaccaatcagccacaacattaaaaccgcTGACAGATGTCGTGTATAACATGATCGATGGGAGACgctgggtcctggcattcatgttgatgccacctgacatgctccacccacacaaacaccttTACAGACCAAGTACACACCCTCATGACACTGGCACTAAGAAAGGCCTGAGGAATGTGACAACGACCTCAAGGcctcaacctggcctccaaactCCCCTGATCCCCATCTGATCTatggtcagagccaagtccaattCAAGGAGGCCATGGACTGGGGGTACGaggggtaccagcacatcccacAAATGCTttatcagattgggatctggggaatttggaggccaggagGATGCCTTGAGCTCTCTGTCATGTTCCTCTGGCATGTTCCTGCAGTTTTTggggtgtggcatggtgcactgtcctgctgcGGGGaacactgccattggggagtgcCATTGCCAAGAGGGGGTGTACATGGTATGCATTGGTGTTTGCTTGGGTGGAGCAcatcaggtggcatccacatgaatgcttGGACCGAAAgctcccagcagaacattgcactgtaacaagatgatcaatgatATGGATATGCCCTTAACCAGCCACTCCTAAATCAGCAGGTATACACGTACACGTCCATATCCTTATATCCTTTATATTGTGCAACATTTCTACTTTCCTATGGTGCAATAATATGCATCTTACTGTGCAATAATATTTATAGATTTCTGTTTTTCCGGTAAAGTACTGCACACCATCTGTGTGTTACAATTATCCTTTGCAGCTATCAATCAGTATGTGCATTTTGTGTTAATGTCCCCTCCTGTTTGTGAAGACAGTAGATGTGTTGGGACCTTTATCCTTTCACCCACCTGCTGTCAGTACAGACGCAGTGTATCTGTACTTGTTGAACTCCAGGTACTCCCGGATGAGCTCGTTGATGAGCAGGTTTTCGTGGGACAGGGGCGGACGAGGCTCCCGCTGGTCATCCAGGGCGCTGAACACCTCTGCTCGGATACGAGCCTTCAACTGACCCAGGACACCACGGGACTCCAGCGTTTCCCTCACCGCTAAAATATTCAATTTTTATTAGATTAAACAGAAGTGATTAACTTACCCTTTGACCAAATAACTAGGAGCTTGCGTTGTGTTGTGTTAACATATCCCGCTAACTCTGGCTCTAATATTTGCCGTATTCCACTCATTAATTCGCTGATTTAGTGTTTCCTTACTTGTTGACAAAGATACAGACAAGCTCAAATGTGATTCAATGACTTATCAGAACCACTACGAACCAGTCTTCAAGTCGGGATATATGTGATTATTCAAACTGTCTTCTTCTTAAATGTACTTTACAATTTATTCCTACAACCATACAAGCTAACCTAGCGTTAGCCAGCGTAGCTCACCTTACTAGCTGGATTCTGTTACTATTGTAAAGCTGGCGAGCTGTGATAAATCCATGAAAAGCTAAAATTGTTTGGCGCCTAGGTTCAAATTATGAATGCCGAATTGAAATTTAGACATTAGCAATAGAGCTAGCCTTGGTTCGCTTTGAGGCGTCAACTTGCTGACAACTAGGGCCTCTTAGCTTTCTAAATTGTTGAAATTTTGAATGAAGACTCGTACACAGGAGGGAGTCAAGTTGTTGTGGTGAAACTAACGTTAATTTGGCAAACCAGTGCGAACATCAACGTTACTAACGTGTGCAGTAAAATGATCTGTCGTATATCTGTTCCAGGTTGATTAAAGACTACAATAAGTGGACGAAATAATGAATGAAAGTGAGCGCTTACCACACTTGAGTTCAGTGATGGTCGCCATTGCAACAAGTGTAAACAAACGACGGTCTGCCGCCGTTCATATCATAGACTTTCGCCATCTAGTGACGGAGTGGTGTAACTACAACGAGCTGGTTCATGAGACCCCAAACATCACATCCAGTCTGCACAAACCTTACACAATGTATGACACACAATATTAACTATGATGGacggaaaatgatttaaataaataaatacataaataaatgcataaataaataagtagaggaataaataaataaggaaataaatagagtaatacataataaatacacaaaatgaagaaatgtaGTTGTACCACAATGTAGATTATcaacattcatttattcatgcatttatctatttttttttccatatttatttcaacatttatctatttattttttgttttgttattatgcatgcatttatttttgtgtttattccttcaatatttatttatacccatattatttttatttctatatttattttctcattttttcttttacttatttatttctgtatttatttatgtaagtAATTTTCTCATTCTCCACAATTAATACTACTCATGAGATCAGTGTGATATTTATTAATATTCACATATattcatttaatatttaaacacatttttttttaacaaaaccaGCTCAGTGTATAGAGAACCAgctagtggtagagtgtccgccctgagactgggaggtcgtgggttcgatccccggccgggttataccaaagactataaaaatgggacccattgcctctcTGCTTGGCactcataccaaagactataaaaatgggacccattgcctctctgcttggcactcagcatcatgggttggaattggggggttagatcacgacatgattcccgagcgcggcaccgctgctgttcactgctccctcaggggatgggtcaaatgcagaggacaaatttcacacactcaggtgtgtgacaatcagtgggactttaaactttaaactatccactaagccaccaggtGCCCAACTCAGACCCTATCTTAAGTGACTAataggaacaacaatttttgaaattggtctagTAAtgagagagtgctgcagctgcaaTGTAAGCATTTGGGGTATTTGTGTactgtcaatttacgtccacttaaatgtttgtttcttgCCACTGgcaggctcagactgttatgtgtctgacaacattatgaaaacaaCCCTACATAGATAGACCTTTACGTTAAAGAGTGAGATCCTTTTTAAATTAAGTTACCTGTTAAGTTAGAGGACTCAAGCCATTGCGATTACAGCATGTAAAGATTCACTGAGCCGGTCAGTGGTCTTGCTGGATGTTCTGGTAGATATATAAATAATTggcatacacatacacaactCTAATGCAGGTAATTCATATACATGTTAAATAGCAATGGACCCAGAACTGACACCTGGTGAATCTCAATACTATCAGCATGGAGAGCGGACTTCAGACCTGCTGAGGGAGTCTTAAGACGTCACTTTGACATCCTTCTGATAAAtctctatttttatttaaatgtgctttttaaaGAACATGCATACGTGTTAATTGATCTGGCCCCAACAATCATTTCCCAAAACATGAATTCAAGCATAGTGTAGAttcaaataaactttattattcAGCATGATGTATGGAACAAGACAGTACAttgacattaaaaatgaaaaaatgaacaaGCTTGttataaaaagtataaatatcATACAATCCTCAGAATCTTAAGGACACTTAACACattttgtcacatgacataaaTAAACTATAGGGTATCTCTTACAATGTATTGTCTAAACCAGtaagacaaaaacagtaaatgcCTCTTCTCTTTGAAAAGTTCATAGGGTTTTTCTTTGAATCGAGAGTAAAGGTCAACGTGGACTATTTACAGTCTTTCATGTCAGCAccataacaacaataatgatttttttccttctctgcatATGGCCTGAGTCGTGTGGTGGAGGCAGAGACACAATCACAGAGATTTATCACCATTGTTTTGAAGAAGCATTCTCTTCATTCATGGCGGTTTTCACTACCGGCGTCAGGTTAAATCTGACCAGCGAGGACTCtattgacttttttatgtgtttactttgacagaaataaacaacagcCGCAACATAGTTGGACGATTGCTAATGCGTTGGCTCACTtcaatgttttcctctttttccctGACATATAAAAACTCCAAATTGGCTGCTCAGATTTTGAAGGCAGTGAAAACCTCATTTCCCCTGCGTTTGCCAGGGTGAACCTTTTGAAGGTTAGTGTGTCAGAGTATTTCCTGTCCCAGTTTCTGGGTCAAGAAGAGAAAAATAGACTTCTATCAATTTACAGTTACACAATTGCCTCTTTCTTGGTATACAAGGCTAAAAAAAAGTGAGTAAACATCAACATTAAGCCTGAGACAACATCAAAAAATATGTCATGTGCTTTATAACACttataaaaactacaaaaataagatAAACTCCCATTCAAAAAGAGAATGAAAATCCTTAAGATCTGTGGTACTCTTAGCTTGTAGCTCTTGGCTTTATCCTTTCATGGAAAAAACTGACTCTGCTACgctatatacatatttaaaacGTGGAGACTCAACAATCCACTGTAGCtttcttttgagtgttcatcaTCTGAGTCTTTAGGACGGCATGTCTGTGAGTGTTAACAACAAATAGGGACTGCGTCAGCTGCATCTCTTGAGATTCATCGACAATGCCCCCCATGGAGAGGCATTCTGAGCTGCCACAAAGCTTGAAATGGCCCGATTTAACGTGTGCTGGAGAGCCATACGAAGAAGACGCCACATCTGTACACTTGGACACCGGCTCCGTGGTACGAAGCCCAGCAAAGACTTAGACCAGCCCAGCTTCCCGGCACATTCGGTAGAACTGTCCCCGCTGTGCGATGAGGTTGGCTGGAGAGTCCATCTCAGAGATGAGGCCTCTGTCCATGACGATCACTCTGTGGAGCAGCGAAAGACAAAGAAGACATGTTTTAAATCCAGCACTTTTTATTATACCAGATCTAACACATATACATATCTTCACTTGCTATATGTAGGATGCAGCACTGGTATGTTTTAATGCActgattcccaactggtgggtcgtgggtccattccGAATGCTTTTTTTATTCTACTCAATGCTATAAATATCATGCACTTAGCGGACTGTAATGTACCTTGTGTAATCCATAATAGTGTTGAGGCGGTGAGCGACGGTCAGGACGGTGCAGTCCTCAAACTGCGTGCGGATTGTTGACTGGATGAGCGTGTCTGTCTCCAGGTCCACAGCAGCTGTCGCCTCGTCCAAAACCAGGATCTTGGTTTTCCTCAGCAGGGCCCTGGCCAGGCACACCAGCTGGCGCTGACCCAGACTACACAGACAAAGGAGAGGGATAGAATTTTTTATATCCTGAAGCTTTGTGTGGATTTCCCTGTAATAATATATTGGTGACTGACTACGCAAAACAATGGataaagctttatttttatatctgtgTACCTGAGGTTTTCTCCACCCTCGGAGCATTCATGGTTGAGTTTGTCAGGCAAGTTGGAGACAAAGTTTTTGAGGTGAGCGAGCTCAAGTGACCTCCACACCTCCTCATCGGTGTAGGTGTCAAAGGGGTCGAGATTCATCCGGAGGGAGCCTGAGAACAGCACAGGGTCCTGGGAGAGGCAACAGCAGATGTTATTCATCACCAAACGGTTCAGACTTGTAACAGGATTATTAAAATTTAGACTGGCTCATTTTACATTGGATACGGATCGCAGCTCTTGTAAACAGTTTATGTGATGAAAGCCAGGGCTCAGTTTCCATTGTTACTACTGTCCCACCTGAGGAATGATAGTAATGCGAGATCTGAGGTCATGGAGTCCAATGTCGGCGATGTTGACTCCGTCTATAAAGATCTTTCCCTTTGCTGCCTCTAAGATCCGGAAGATTCCCAGGGCAAGTGAGGACTTCCCCGCTCCCGTCCGACCCACAATTCCAACCTGGAAAAGAGGTTTTTATTTAGAATTTGTGtgtgacacaaaacagcaaTTCAATTTAAGTGATCCAACATTATGCTGGTAAAGACTGTTTATCATACAAGCTGACTCACCCTCTCTCTTTCATGAATATTCAAGGTAATGCCCTTCAGAGCCAACTCAAGGCCTTTACGGTACTGCAGCCCGTATTCCTGGAACTCAATGGTGCCTCTCTGGGGCCAAGCCAGTGGCAAGGAGCTGCCTTCGATGGTCCAACTTGCCTGAACGTGACAATAAGAAAGTGTGAGTACAAAATAAACAGCTGTCTTGTTGTACAGTACTGGATTAATCGTCTTGAGCAGTgatatgtttatgtgtgtggggTGGGGACGCTGACCTCTTTAGCAGTTTCAGCATACTCATTGACTCTCTCCACAGAAACAATGTTGTTTTCCACATCAGTCCAGGCTCTCACAATCCAACTCAGGATTCCAGTCACCTGCAACACCCAGCGCAATGAGGTTTAGTTGAGTTTATTTGCACGTCTATATATAACAACAGTCAGTAAGGATTTAGAAAAGCTGGaacattgtgcaggagaggttatAGAAGCCAAAAACAACTTATGATGATACCTCTCCTATTTCTAAACACAAGTTGAGCTGCATCACATAGGATTCCAAGAAGTGTGTGATTAATGAAAATGTAGATTTTGATTGTCGAAGGTTGTAGAGGTTTACCATAAACCTTCTTTACTGCACTGAAAATACATTTGCTGAGCAAAGCATTGCGTTTATTTTCCACTTTTTCCAGTTTAACCTCTAATTGCCACATGCAGGCTGTAACTGGAGTCCCACAGCGCGCGTGTGTGAAATTCTTTGATGTTAATAAGTCGGGTATTGGAAAACCTCCAGAAGAGCAAGGGCACACTCAATTTTGGCAGCTTTTTAACCTTTATTGGACTACAGTGGTCTGCTCTTTATGAGTGCACCTGACTGGTGCCTAAAGAAGTTGGATACTGGATATCAATGTGCTATATGTTTTATTACTGGCTGTGGAAATGGCCTTCTATGTACTTCTGCAGACTTTTGCATTGGTTGGTTTCATATATAAATTTCCCTGTGGACTTCTTATCTGTGTAAAAACCAATATTCTGACAATATTCTGCAGATGTTGGTCCCCGAGGTCCAACCCAGTGACCAGAgtaaaatgtttgtattgtaaGTTTCATCAAACCAGTGGTACGTTGCATTTGTTGGATATGTTGTTCAGCAACACTGTAGTTAACGTCTGGTTGAGTTGAGGCACAAAAAcctcttggttatggttaggtaaagatcatgctttggcttaaaacacccatgttcagTGGCTGAGctgggaaacacagtgatgtgtcGGTAAAAAACACATAGGTTCGGTGCACCGTGAAGGGTCCCCGAAATACAACCagtgtttttggttttgaacAGCAatgtgcagcttggcaggcgtctcacctaggtgtcacgtcatccaccatcccctccacctcccaatgacaaaagTCATATACCACGCCACTTTAGGAACGCTAATGTGATTCGTGTTAACTGTgcacatatccatggtttgcagaaacgtatactgtaaagcaaacattttttctggcaactgggcagCCAGGTTCGACTAGAACTAGGCAgaaaagctttaaaaacactgtctcctcctcctggaATAAAGTGTAGAAGGACCTTAAACTGTCA
The window above is part of the Epinephelus moara isolate mb chromosome 5, YSFRI_EMoa_1.0, whole genome shotgun sequence genome. Proteins encoded here:
- the cep20 gene encoding lisH domain-containing protein FOPNL, with the translated sequence MATITELKCAVRETLESRGVLGQLKARIRAEVFSALDDQREPRPPLSHENLLINELIREYLEFNKYRYTASVLTAESGQPEVPLDRQFLANELKVSEDLSSKSVPLLYGLVSHFVNSSDNSGKVFLRGSSLPATSNTAPGPDA